The Alosa sapidissima isolate fAloSap1 chromosome 8, fAloSap1.pri, whole genome shotgun sequence genome contains a region encoding:
- the LOC121715031 gene encoding uncharacterized protein LOC121715031, whose product MGDKSSYMPPRHATFPKERPPERSRVICHHCGQEGHIKPDCPARKPIGSSHCCLPGCEEQEQGVMGRLQTVPVLVSGKVARALIDTGSSQTLVQPHLVDKKDCISGRTLKVICVNGDEHEYPVAKVYVEVHGQTYRLTVGIVERLSHPVVLGQDILVLPELVQANKPVNVVVTRSRTKAQTEEPLEPGSLREMPFFGSEVVPPPKLKTRKSHRQRRRERLVGTLQNEQDGEDIQIGGGAWEDITEDMEQLQNQDPTLQEAYGKVSSVDGVATGVPASLSGESYVLRDGLLYHQSEGNMPEQLVVPTVLRERVLSLGHSIPWAGHLSTAKTFERVAARFYWPGMYKEIQDLCKSCPVCQLTSKRKTSPFPLQPLPIIEVPFTRIGMDIVGPLERTQRGHRYILVVCDYATRYPEAFPLRKVTATTISQAILQLFSRVGIPQEIITDQGTAFVAKKMRQVYSLLGIKGIRTTPYHPQTDGLVERYNQTLKGMLRKYVSANGKDWDRWLPYLLFAYREVPQASTGFAPFELLYGRPVRGPLDLLKEAWEGPKAPQTNSILSHVLQMREKMEEMTELVRNNMEQVQHRQKVWYDKTARQRTLEPGQKVLLLLPTSENKLLAQWQGPFTVTRKMGPATYEINMPGRRRTKQVFHVNLLKEWRERVTQGSLQLLVQTVGEEDSDSTEQFFPATQPPAALDLAHLTPQQQRELAAIIPSGLCQDKPGFTTVVEHSIPLKDTTPVRQRMYRIPECLLPLLKEEVEEMLSLGVIERSYSEWSNPVVLVPKKDGTIRFCIDFRKVNSQSHFDAYPMPRLEDLIERLGKASFITTLDLCKGYWQVPLAKQDRPYTAFRTPQGLFHFMVMPFGLQGAPATFQRLMDCVLEGTESFAAAYLDDIVIYSTSWTDHLRHLSDVLQRIQRAGLTVHPKKCDFAKAEVRYLGHVLGRGLIRPQTDKVQAIRDCPQPQTKKEVRSFLGLAGWYRRFVPDFASRAAPLSDLTRKSGSGQLQWGAEQERAFNDLKGALCQGPVLQSPDFDQPFTVQTDASGIGLGAVLLQGEGSDQRPVAYISRKLFPRETRYAAVELECLTIKWALDTFKYYLLGRDFLLQTDHQALQWLGRMKDSNARITRWFLALQPYRFQVEYRPGKQNVVADFLSRHPGGETSEVEGNVRS is encoded by the coding sequence ATGGGGGATAAAAGTTCTTACATGCCCCCTAGACATGCCACTTTCCCCAAAGAACGCCCACCAGAGCGCTCACGTGTCATATGTCACCATTGTGGCCAAGAAGGTCACATTAAGCCTGACTGCCCTGCGAGAAAGCCCATAGGTAGTAGCCACTGTTGTCTCCCAGGGTGCGAGGAGCAAGAACAGGGGGTTATGGGTAGGTTACAGACTGTCCCAGTGCTAGTGAGTGGTAAGGTGGCGAGGGCTCTGATTGATACAGGGAGCTCTCAAACCTTAGTTCAGCCCCACTTAGTGGACAAAAAGGACTGTATATCTGGTAGAACCCTAAAAGTAATTTGTGTCAATGGGGATGAACATGAATACCCCGTGGCCAAAGTATATGTGGAAGTGCATGGTCAGACCTATAGACTAACTGTTGGAATTGTGGAGAGACTAAGTCATCCAGTAGTCTTAGGACAGGATATTTTGGTACTGCCAGAGTTGGTGCAAGCCAATAAGCCTGTCAATGTGGTAGTCACTAGGTCTCGGACAAAAGCTCAGACAGAAGAGCCCCTAGAACCAGGTTCCCTGAGAGAGATGCCCTTTTTTGGAAGTGAGGTAGTACCCCCTCCCAAGCTAAAGACTAGGAAAAGTCACAGGCAAAGGCGAAGGGAGAGACTAGTGGGGACACTTCAGAATGAACAGGATGGGGAGGACATTCAAATAGGGGGTGGAGCTTGGGAAGACATTACTGAGGACATGGAACAGCTACAGAACCAGGACCCTACATTGCAGGAGGCCTATGGCAAAGTTAGCAGTGTGGATGGTGTGGCAACGGGTGTTCCAGCTAGCCTGTCTGGAGAAAGCTATGTGTTGCGAGATGGCTTATTGTACCACCAGTCAGAGGGGAATATGCCAGAGCAGCTAGTGGTGCCTACGGTGCTGAGAGAACGAGTGCTGTCCCTGGGTCATAGCATCCCCTGGGCAGGACATCTCAGTACTGCCAAAACTTTTGAGAGGGTTGCTGCCAGGTTCTATTGGCCAGGAATGTATAAAGAGATCCAAGACCTTTGTAAATCCTGTCCTGTGTGCCAGCTGACTAGTAAGCGGAAGACTAGTCCATTTCCCCTCCAGCCCCTTCCCATTATTGAAGTCCCCTTTACACGGATAGGAATGGATATTGTTGGGCCACTCGAGAGAACCCAGAGAGGGCACCGGTATATCTTAGTAGTGTGTGATTACGCTACCCGTTATCCAGAGGCCTTTCCCCTTCGTAAAGTGACAGCTACCACCATCTCCCAAGCTATCCTACAGCTGTTCTCTAGGGTAGGGATACCCCAAGAGATCATCACTGACCAGGGAACAGCCTTTGTAGCCAAAAAGATGAGACAGGTCTATAGTTTACTGGGGATTAAGGGGATCAGGACCACACCCTATCATCCCCAGACTGATGGTCTGGTTGAGCGATACAATCAGACACTCAAGGGTATGCTCCGAAAGTATGTGTCTGCCAATGGGAAAGACTGGGACCGCTGGCTGCCATATTTGCTGTTTGCATACCGTGAGGTGCCCCAAGCTTCCACTGGCTTTGCCCCATTTGAACTGCTTTATGGAAGACCAGTGAGAGGGCCCTTGGATTTACTAAAAGAAGCCTGGGAGGGGCCAAAAGCACCCCAGACCAACAGTATCCTTTCCCATGTCCTTCAAATGAGGGAGAAAATGGAGGAGATGACGGAGCTGGTCCGGAACAACATGGAACAGGTGCAACATCGCCAGAAGGTCTGGTATGACAAGACTGCCAGACAACGGACTCTCGAGCCGGGGCAGAAGGTCCTTTTGCTCCTTCCCACGTCGGAGAACAAGTTGCTTGCACAGTGGCAGGGGCCGTTCACTGTTACCCGCAAGATGGGCCCTGCCACATATGAAATCAACATGCCAGGCCGGAGGAGGACAAAGCAGGTGTTCCACGTCAACCTGTTGAAGGAGTGGCGAGAGCGGGTCACCCAAGGTAGCCTGCAGCTCCTGGTGCAAACTGTTGGAGAGGAAGACAGTGACAGTACAGAGCAGTTTTTTCCAGCTACTCAACCACCCGCCGCTCTTGACCTGGCGCACCTCACTCCACAACAGCAGAGGGAGCTAGCGGCCATCATTCCCTCAGGACTGTGCCAAGACAAACCGGGTTTCACCACGGTGGTGGAGCACTCCATCCCACTGAAGGACACCACTCCGGTGCGGCAAAGGATGTATCGAATCCCCGAGTGTCTACTGCCTCTGCTTaaagaagaggtggaggagatgctGTCCCTAGGGGTCATCGAGAGGTCCTATAGTGAGTGGAGCAATCCAGTCGTCCTGGTGCCTAAAAAGGATGGGACGATCAGATTCTGCATTGATTTCCGCAAGGTAAATTCCCAGTCCCATTTTGATGCCTACCCCATGCCACGGCTAGAGGATCTAATTGAACGGCTGGGTAAGGCCAGCTTTATTACCACCCTTGATTTGTGCAAGGGTTACTGGCAGGTGCCCCTCGCTAAGCAGGACAGACCCTACACGGCTTTCAGAACTCCGCAAGGGTTGTTCCACTTCATGGTTATGCCATTTGGCCTGCAGGGGGCGCCAGCCACATTCCAGAGACTCATGGACTGTGTTCTTGAAGGTACCGAATCCTTCGCCGCAGCATATTTGGATGACATTGTAATTTATAGTACCAGCTGGACGGACCACCTACGCCATCTCTCCGATGTGCTGCAGCGCATCCAAAGAGCTGGACTTACAGTGCATCCAAAGAAATGTGACTTTGCCAAAGCAGAGGTCCGTTACCTGGGCCATGTGCTGGGTAGGGGGCTGATTAGGCCCCAGACCGACAAGGTACAAGCCATACGGGACTGTCCCCAGCCGCAGACTAAAAAGGAGGTACGGTCCTTCCTGGGTCTGGCGGGCTGGTACCGCAGGTTTGTGCCAGACTTTGCCTCTCGCGCTGCACCCCTTTCGGACCTAACTCGGAAATCCGGGTCTGGTCAACTGCAGTGGGGGGCAGAGCAGGAGAGGGCCTTTAATGACCTGAAGGGGGCTCTGTGTCAGGGCCCAGTCTTGCAGAGCCCAGACTTTGACCAGCCGTTCACAGTCCAGACTGACGCCTCTGGCATTGGACTGGGGGCGGTTTTGCTCCAAGGGGAAGGATCGGACCAGCGGCCTGTGGCTTACATTAGCCGCAAACTGTTCCCCCGTGAAACACGGTATGCTGCTGTTGAACTGGAATGTTTGACCATTAAATGGGCCCTAGACACTTTCAAATATTACTTGCTCGGCAGAGACTTTTTGCTACAAACTGACCACCAGGCTCTTCAGTGGCTTGGCCGGATGAAAGACTCTAACGCCAGGATTACCAGATGGTTCCTGGCTCTGCAGCCATACAGGTTCCAGGTTGAGTATCGGCCTGGAAAGCAAAATGTGGTTGCGGATTTCTTGTCTCGCCACCCTGGTGGTGAGACTTCAGAGGTGGAGGGAAATGTGAGAAGTTGA